From the genome of Malus sylvestris chromosome 6, drMalSylv7.2, whole genome shotgun sequence, one region includes:
- the LOC126627058 gene encoding protein NUCLEAR FUSION DEFECTIVE 4-like yields MVLLHGKFKAFANSRWLVFVCAMWIQSFAGVGYLFGSISPVIKSTMGYSQRQLAILGVAKDLGDSVGFVAGSLSEILPTWGLLVIGAAFNFVGYGLLWLIVSQTLPAFPLWVLCICIFVGTNGETFFNTAALISCVQNFPKSRGPIVGILKGYAGLSGAILTQIYAMINAPNESSLIFMIAVGPSMVAVALMFIVRPVGGHRQVRPSDNSSFLFTYSVCLVLAAYMFGVLLLEDLVNISQTLITLCAVILIVLILLPIVIPVILVFFSQPTHSVQESLLLESQSEEAGKSEQDKTEVILSEVESEVEDEKSREVVSLPMSERQKRIAQLQAKLFQAAAVGAVRVKRRKGPHRGEDFTLLQALVKADFWLIFVSLLLAAGSGLTIIDNLGQITESLGYDDSSIYVSMISIWNFLGRVGGGYFSEIIVRDYAYPRPVAMAVVQVIMALGLFYYAVGLPGQIYVITVLVGLGYGAHWAILPAAASELFGLKSFGALYNFLTMANPAGTLIFSEVIASGIYDHYAKEQAALRRQISGSMLIKPLRDDDSLTCVGTVCYSITCGILSGLCIVAFVLSLIVIYRTRRVYTQLYGSSS; encoded by the exons ATGGTCCTACTCCATGGGAAGTTCAAGGCCTTCGCCAACAGCAGATGGCTGGTGTTCGTGTGTGCAATGTGGATCCAATCCTTTGCAGGAGTAGGGTACCTTTTTGGGAGCATATCACCTGTGATCAAGTCCACCATGGGCTACAGCCAGAGACAGTTGGCAATTCTTGGAGTGGCCAAGGACTTGGGGGACTCTGTAGGGTTTGTGGCTGGAAGCCTGTCTGAAATATTGCCCACCTGGGGACTTTTGGTAATTGGAGCAGCCTTCAACTTTGTTGGGTATGGCTTGCTTTGGCTTATAGTCTCTCAGACTTTGCCTGCTTTCCCTCTCTGGGTG CTCTGCATTTGTATATTTGTGGGAACCAACGGAGAGACCTTCTTCAACACAGCAGCATTGATATCATGTGTGCAAAACTTCCCCAAAAGCCGGGGTCCTATAGTCGGGATCCTAAAAGGCTACGCCGGGTTGAGTGGCGCAATACTGACTCAGATTTATGCAATGATCAATGCTCCGAATGAATCCTCGTTGATTTTTATGATTGCAGTCGGTCCATCGATGGTTGCCGTTGCTCTGATGTTCATTGTTAGGCCTGTGGGAGGTCACAGGCAAGTGAGGCCATCTGACAATTCAAGCTTCCTATTTACTTACAGCGTTTGCCTTGTTCTGGCAGCTTATATGTTTGGAgttttgctccttgaggatttgGTCAACATAAGTCAAACTTTGATCACATTGTGTGCAGTTATCTTGATCGTTCTCATTCTGCTTCCAATTGTGATCCCCGTCATACTGGTTTTCTTTTCCCAGCCAACACATTCTGTGCAGGAGAGCCTTCTCCTCGAATCGCAAAGTGAAGAAGCTGGAAAATCTGAGCAGGACAAGACTGAGGTCATTTTAAGTGAGGTGGAGAGTGAGGTGGAGGATGAGAAGTCTCGGGAAGTGGTTTCGCTTCCCATGTCCGAAAGACAGAAAAGAATTGCTCAGCTTCAGGCTAAGCTGTTCCAGGCAGCTGCTGTCGGAGCAGTGAGAGTTAAGAGGCGAAAAGGCCCTCATAGAGGAGAGGATTTTACTTTGTTGCAGGCATTGGTAAAGGCTGATTTCTGGCTCATATTTGTTTCCCTACTGCTGGCTGCTGGTTCTGGTTTGACAATTATTGACAATTTAGGTCAAATAACCGAGTCACTTGGGTACGATGATTCGAGTATTTATGTTTCCATGATCAGCATTTGGAACTTTCTTGGACGCGTTGGGGGCGGTTACTTCTCTGAGATTATAGTAAG AGATTACGCATACCCTAGACCCGTGGCCATGGCGGTAGTTCAGGTCATCATGGCACTCGGGCTTTTCTACTATGCCGTGGGATTGCCAGGGCAGATTTATGTGATTACTGTGCTGGTAGGACTTGGTTATGGTGCTCACTGGGCAATTTTGCCAGCTGCAGCCTCAGAGCTATTCGGGCTGAAGAGTTTCGGGGCCTTGTACAATTTTCTTACAATGGCAAATCCTGCTGGTACTCTTATATTCTCAGAAGTGATTGCCAGTGGAATATACGATCACTACGCAAAGGAACAAGCCGCACTCAGACGCCAAATTTCGGGTTCAATGCTCATAAAACCCCTCCGGGATGACGACTCACTCACTTGTGTTGGCACTGTATGCTATTCCATCACTTGTGGAATACTTTCAGGACTCTGCATTGTTGCTTTTGTCTTAAGTTTAATCGTTATTTATCGGACTAGGAGGGTTTATACACAGCTCTATGGATCGAGCAGTTGA
- the LOC126626911 gene encoding uncharacterized protein LOC126626911 produces the protein MECNKDEALKAKEVAELKASERDFSGALRFALKARSLYPELDGLPQLLTTLYVHTSAQKGTTGETDHYKVLAVEPLADKGTIRKQYKRLALSLHPDKNKSVGADSAFQIVKEAWNLLSDEDERFLYDQRRSLSYMVERVSDCKSSTAMSQNGFHTFSNYNQSNGRDQKDQWSSNYTDPVTAMRRNGFHTFSNYNQSNGRDQWSASYTNPVTMSQNGYHTSSNYNHSNGRDQRSATRNEPTGVTSQDGFYTSSDYNHSNGMDQRSATHTKPSRPPSLPKQTFWTVCSSCKMHFEYLKTYLNHHLLCHNCNQGFLALETPAPKVPNLTSSPWISYFQRKGSGQRNRTKKTCAPGSSQTATVNVGLAGNSGVDTSTQDLAGKGQVPGSCAGQTASDVRQEFGESKRRHEEAFPNKKVHTCNLDAFKKTDAALASESPTSASSSVPNKEMPTKKRHLSGQEIGMANGGVAMDSVFGPNNGSVGTGSFDVAGTLELNFTRNLPIIQVRSALQGMIQKEISQKLKVWKEAAASKTSFTPKAAADSNQVKEKQKEEACQRGVKTSVTGCTAFVNPKKSSLANSHVDTDMEQQDTVKMTVPDPDFHDFDKDRTEKSFGSNQVWAIYDEDDAMPRYYAMVHSVISLKPFKLSMNWLNAKTNSEIAPLDWIACGFSKTSGELRKGKHVVYDHLPSFSHKVVRWTKGKRGAICIYPSKGEVWGLFRNWSPVWNEHTPDDVIQKYDMVQVLEDYNEEQGVKIVPLVKVAGFKTVFCQHWDQSKIMKIPREELFRFSHQVPSISLTGNEGHNVPKGCLELDPAATPLELLQVESEEYEDDMEVTGEGCNGEDPVGLSKTTKEEAQVDNGKVTKETGLIEEAEKKDLADMMKREKERQGPTLLVYSRKCFREDKKKGADC, from the exons ATGGAATGTAATAAAGACGAGGCCCTCAAGGCGAAAGAGGTCGCAGAGTTGAAGGCTTCAGAGCGTGACTTCTCTGGGGCTCTAAGATTTGCTTTAAAGGCGCGGAGCTTGTATCCCGAGCTTGATGGTCTTCCTCAGCTTTTGACAACTCTTTATGTTCACACCTCCGCTCAGAAGGGAACAACTGGTGAGACCGATCACTATAAGGTCCTTGCTGTGGAACCGTTGGCTGACAAGGGCACAATCCGAAAGCAATACAAGAGACTGGCTCTCTCTCTTCATCCAGATAAAAATAAATCTGTAGGCGCAGACAGTGCTTTCCAAATTGTTAAGGAAGCCTGGAATTTGTTGTCTGATGAAGACGAGAGATTTCTTTATGACCAGAGGCGGAGCTTAAGCTACATGGTTGAAAGAGTTTCGGATTGCAAATCATCCACAGCGATGAGTCAGAATGGTTTTCATACCTTCTCCAACTATAATCAGTCAAACGGAAGGGATCA AAAGGATCAGTGGAGTTCTAATTATACCGATCCTGTTACAGCAATGAGGCGGAATGGCTTCCACACCTTCTCCAACTATAATCAGTCAAACGGAAGGGATCAGTGGAGTGCTAGTTATACCAATCCTGTTACTATGAGTCAGAATGGTTACCATACCTCCTCCAACTATAATCATTCAAACGGAAGGGATCAGAGGAGTGCTACTCGTAATGAGCCTACTGGAGTAACGAGTCAGGATGGTTTCTATACCTCCTCCGACTATAATCATTCAAACGGAATGGATCAGAGGAGTGCTACTC ATACCAAGCCTAGTAGACCTCCTTCTCTACCGAAACAGACATTTTGGACAGTGTGCAGTAGTTGCAAGATGCATTTTGAGTATCTTAAGACTTATCTGAACCACCACCTTCTGTGTCACAACTGCAATCAGGGCTTTTTAGCTCTTGAGACAccagccccaaaagtacccaaTTTGACATCCTCTCCATGGATTTCCTACTTTCAGCGAAAGGGTTCTGGGCAGCGCAACAGGACCAAGAAGACCTGTGCTCCAGGAAGTTCACAAACTGCTACCGTAAATGTGGGATTAGCTGGAAATTCTGGAGTTGACACATCAACACAAGATTTGGCAGGCAAAGGGCAAGTACCAGGTTCCTGTGCTGGTCAAACTGCAAGTGACGTTCGCCAAGAATTTGGGGAATCAAAGAGAAGGCATGAAGAGGCGTTTCCAAATAAGAAGGTGCATACGTGCAATCTTGATGCTTTTAAGAAAACAGATGCTGCCTTAGCTTCTGAGTCTCCTACCTCTGCTTCCAGTTCTGTACCCAACAAAGAGATGCCTACGAAGAAAAGGCATCTGAGCGGGCAAGAGATAGGAATGGCTAATGGAGGAGTTGCTATGGACAGTGTATTCGGACCTAACAATGGTAGTGTTGGTACAGGAAGTTTTGATGTAGCTGGAACGCTTGAACTTAACTTCACAAGGAATCTGCCCATAATACAAGTGAGGAGTGCGTTGCAAGGAATGATTCAGAAAGAAATTTCCCAGAAGCTTAAAGTGTGGAAGGAGGCTGCTGCGTCGAAGACTTCATTTACACCAAAAGCTGCCGCAGATAGTAACCAGGTGAAAGAGAAGCAAAAGGAAGAAGCTTGTCAGCGTGGTGTAAAAACTAGTGTTACAGGATGTACGGCATTTGTGAATCCCAAGAAGTCTTCCCTTGCCAATTCTCATGTGGACACTGATATGGAGCAACAAGATACAGTGAAAATGACTGTTCCAGACCctgattttcatgattttgaCAAGGATCGTACAGAAAAGTCATTTGGTAGCAACCAGGTTTGGGCCATCTACGATGAAGATGATGCCATGCCCCGTTATTATGCTATGGTTCACAGTGTGATATCTTTGAAACCGTTCAAACTTAGCATGAACTGGCTCAACGCCAAAACTAACAGCGAGATTGCTCCACTAGATTGGATTGCTTGTGGTTTTTCTAAGACTAGCGGGGAACTTCGGAAAGGGAAGCACGTAGTCTATGACCATCTTCCTTCTTTCTCACACAAGGTGGTTAGGTGGACAAAAGGCAAAAGAGGAGCTATCTGCATATATCCATCAAAAGGAGAAGTCTGGGGACTGTTCAGGAACTGGTCCCCCGTTTGGAACGAACATACCCCAGATGACGTTATTCAGAAATATGATATGGTGCAAGTGCTTGAAGATTACAACGAGGAGCAAGGCGTGAAAATTGTCCCACTGGTTAAAGTAGCAGGTTTCAAAACAGTGTTCTGCCAACATTGGGACCAAAGTAAAATCATGAAAATTCCAAGGGAAGAACTCTTTCGTTTCTCCCACCAGGTCCCTTCTATAAGTCTCACCGGAAATGAAGGTCACAATGTTCCGAAAGGATGCTTGGAGCTTGATCCTGCGGCTACTCCCTTGGAACTGCTTCAGGTGGAATCAGAAGAATATGAGGATGACATGGAGGTGACAGGTGAAGGATGTAATGGTGAAGATCCGGTTGGATTGTCAAAAACCACCAAGGAAGAGGCTCAGGTGGATAATGGCAAAGTAACTAAAGAAACGGGCTTGATAGAAGAGGCTGAGAAAAAAGACTTGGCAGACATGATGAAGAGGGAGAAGGAACGCCAAGGGCCGACGTTGCTAGTGTATAGTCGGAAATGTTTCAGGGAAGACAAAAAGAAGGGTGCCGACTGCTAA